A genomic region of Plasmodium malariae genome assembly, contig: PmUG01_00_40, whole genome shotgun sequence contains the following coding sequences:
- the PmUG01_00069000 gene encoding Plasmodium exported protein, unknown function, translated as MEQNIRFIFFINIFVFILLIWFCHYYSDMRTFVKFMNHKYGFDRNLDTQIYRLLGTHIEDIYPYVGDLELKIPYNTKKKREKLPTVDYEKWDKEKNEKLYRCSLIKEKLIKELMKNKCTIVHKSYNHYDKKIMNGLKDMAFFKKIMLINDKDYKKLKRKKYRLRLYSLLILFILVLIIPILDLSLGKFETTGNLLLKLCELSGNSAEAIASGQAPQEALPALWFTTCQVKNYVGFKIFSILIYCLPILILGIILIRGIHYYYKNVIKHKKIRFLEAFNEW; from the exons ATGGAACAAAATATTaggtttatattttttatcaacatttttgtgtttatccttttaatttGGTTCTGTCATTATTACAGTGACATg agaaCATTTGTCAAATTTATGAACCATAAATATGGTTTTGATAGAAATTTAGATACACAAATTTATCGCTTATTAGGAACTCATATAGAGGATATTTATCCGTATGTTGGAGATTTAGAATTAAAGATAccatataatacaaaaaaaaaaagagaaaaattacCTACAGTTGATTATGAAAAATGggacaaagaaaaaaacgaaaaattatatagatgTTCACTAATTAAGGAGAAATTGATTAAGGaacttatgaaaaataaatgtaccaTAGTTCATAAATCATATAAtcattatgataaaaaaataatgaatggaCTGAAAGATATggctttttttaaaaaaataatgttaatcAATGATAAggattacaaaaaattaaaacgtaaaaaatacAGATTACGACTTTACTCACTCttaatattgtttatattgGTATTAATTATACCTATATTAGATTTATCATTAGGGAAATTTGAAACTACGGGTAACTTGTTATTGAAATTATGTGAGTTATCAGGGAATAGTGCGGAAGCCATTGCATCTGGTCAAGCTCCTCAGGAGGCTTTGCCTGCTTTATGGTTCACTACATGTCAAGTGAAGAATTATGTAggatttaaaatatttagtattctaatatattgtttaccTATCTTAATATTGGGTATTATTCTTATACGAGgaattcattattattataaaaatgtcataaaacataaaaaaattagattcTTGGAAGCCTTCAATGAATGGTAA